A region of the Conger conger chromosome 6, fConCon1.1, whole genome shotgun sequence genome:
TCGATGTCCTGCTGCAGCTCCTGGATCAGGGCCTGGGCCTGCCGCTCGGCCACCCGGCGGTTGAGCTCGATCACCTCCAGGAGCTCCGCCTGACTGCGCTCCACGCTGCGCTGCAGGGCCGAGAACCCGCGCACGCAGCCCTGCGTCTCCCGCTGCGCCCACTCCTGAGGGACAgaggccattcagccctgtctgtacctgtgccattcagccctgtctgtacctgtgccattcagccctgtctgtacctgtgccattcagccctgtctgtacctgtgccattcagccctgtctgtacctgtgccattcagccctgtctgtatctgtgccattcagccctgtctgtacctgtgccattcagccctgtctgtacctgtgccattcagccctgtctgtatctgtgccattcagccctgtctgtacctgtgccattcagccctgtctgtacctgtgccattcagccctgtctgtacctgtgccattcagccctgtctgtatctgtgccattcagccctgtctgtacctgtgccattcagccctgtctgtacctgtgccattcagccctgtctgtacctgtgccattcagccctgtctgtacctgtgccattcagccctgtctgtatctgtgcaattcaaccctgtctgtacctgtgccattcagccctgtctgtacctgtgccattcagccctgtctgtacctgtgccattcagccctgtctgtacctgtgccattcagccctgtctgtatctgtgccattcagccctgtctgtacctgtgccattcagccctgtctgtacctgtgccattcaaccctgtctgtacctgtgccattcagccctgtctgtacctgtgccattcagccctgtctgtacctgtgccattcaaccctgtctgtacctgtgccattcagccctgtctgtacctgtgccattcagccctgtctgtatctgtgccattcagccctgtctgtacctgtgccattcagccctgtctgtatctgtgccattcagccctgtctgtacctgtgccattcagccctgtctgtacctgtgccaTTCAGCCATGTCACAATATAAAGTGGCAGGGGATTGGTCAGTGGGGGAGCACAGTATAAAGTGGCAGGGGATTGGTCAGTGGGGGAGCACAGTATAAAGTGGCAGGGGATTGGTCAGTGGGGGAGCACAGTATAAAGTGGCAGGGGATTGGTCAGTGGGGGAGTACAGTATAAAGTGGCAGGGGATTGGTCAGTGGGGGAGCACAGTATAAAGTGGGAGGGGATTGGTCAGTGGGGGAGCACAATATAAAGTGGCAGGGGATTGGTCAGTGGGGGAGCACAGTATAAAGTGGCAGGGGATTGGTCAGTGGGGGAGCACAGTATAAAATGGCAGGGGATTGGTCAGTGGGGGAGCACAGTATAAAGTGGCAGGGGATTGGTCAGTGGGGGAGCACAGTATAAAGTGGCAGGGGATTGGTCAGTGGGGGAGCACAGTATAAAGTGGCAGGGGATTGGTCACTCACTCTGATGTCCGTCATAGACGCACGGATCTCCTCCACCTTCCGCTCTCTGTCCCGCATGAGCTGATGAAGCTCCGCCTCCGAGACACCAAGCTGAGACTGCAGACAGAGCGGACCCACAGCtgatcatgtgtgtgtgagtgtgtgagtgtgtgtgtgtgtgtgtgtgtgtgtgtgtgagtgtgtgtgtgtgtgtgtgtgtgagtgtgtgaatgtgtgtgtgagtgtgagtatgtgtgtgagtgtgtgtgtgtgtgtgtgtgtgtgtgtgtgtgtgtgagtgtgtgtgtgagtgtgtatgtgtgtgtgtgtgtgtgtaagtgtgtgtgtgtgtgagagagtgtgtgagagagtgtgtgagtgtgtgtgagtgtgtgtgtgagtgtgtgtgtgtgtgaatgtgtgtgtgaatgtgagtgtgtgtgtgagtgtgtgtgtgtgtgtgtgaatgtgtgtgtgagtgtgagtatgtgtgtgagtgtgtgtgtgtgagtatgtgtgagtgtgtgagtgagtgtgtgagtgtgtgtgagagtgtgtgtgtgtgtatgtgtgtgtgtgagtgtgagtgtgtgtaagtgtgtgtgtgtgagtgtgtgtgtgagtgtgtttgagtgtgtgtgtgtgactgtgcgtgtgtatgtgtgtatgtgtgtgtgtgtgagtgtgtatgtgtgtgtgtgtaagtgtgtgtgtgtatgtgtgtgtgtgtgtgagagagtgtgtgagagagtgtgtgagtgtgtgtgagtgtgtgtgtgtgcgtgtgtgtgagtgtgtgtgagtgtgagtgtgtgtgtgtgtgtgtgtgtgagtgtgtgagtgtgtgagtgtgtgtgtgagtgtgtgtgtgtgtgtgtgtgtgagtgtgtgtgagtgtgtgtgtgtgtgagtgtgagtgtgtgtgagtgtgtgtgtgtgtgtgtgtgtgtgagtgtgtgtgagtgagtgtgtgagtgtgtgagtgtgtgtgtgtgtgtgagtgtgtgtgagtgtgtgtgggagtgtgtgtgtgtgtgtgagtgtgtgtgagtgtgagtgtgtgtgagtgtgtgtgtgtgtgtgtgtgagtgagtgtgtgagtgtgtgtgtgtgtgtgagtgtgtgtgagtgagtgtgtgagtgtgtgtgtgtgtgtgagtgtgtgtgtgtgtgtgtgtgtgtgagtgtgtgtgagtgtgtgtgtgtgagtgtgtgtgtgtgtgtgtgtaagtgtgtgtgtgtgtgtgtgtgagagtgtgtgtgtgtgtatgtgtgtgtgtgagtgtgtgagtgtgtgtgtgtgtgtgagagagtgtgtgtatgtgtgtgtgtgtgtgtgtgtatgtgtgagtgtatgtgtgtgtgtgtgtgtgtgagtgtgtgtgtgtgtgagtgtgtgtgagtgtgtgtgtgtgtgtgtgtgtgtgtgtaagtgtgtgtgtgtgagtgtgtgtgagtgtgtgtgtgtgagtgtgtgtgtgtgtgagtgtgtgtgagtgtgtgtgtgtgtgagtgtgtgtgtgtgtgtgtgagtgtgtgtgagtgtgtgtgtgtgtgtgtgtgtgtgagagagtgtgtgagagagtgtgtgtagcgCACCTTCTTGATGAGCCACTCCCTCTTGACGGGCACGGCGGTGTGTCCCTCGTGCTGCAGCGTGTCCATGCAGGCGCTGCAGACGCACTCCTGCTCCGCGCGGCAGAACAGCTCCAGCCGCAGGCCGTGCCGCGCGCACAGGGGCGTGGCCAGAGACTCCGCCGGGCCACTGCTGACCGTGTAGCGCCGGGGCCCCAGGCCCGAAGACACGCCctcgggggcggggctgggggcggggctcgggcaggagggggcggggctctgcGAGGGGGTGGGGCTATGGGAGCGGGCGCAGCTTTGTGAGGAGGTGGAGTTATGGGAAGGGGCGGGGCTTGGGTCAGAGGGCGGGCTCTGTGAGTGGATGTCACTCAAGGTGTTGCGCCTCAGAGCAAGTGCTGGTGGAGAGGGAGTCTCGGGGGGAAGGGCGGGGCTAAAGGCGGAGCTGGAAAGCGTAGGAGGCGGAGCATGCGGTTGGCCAGCTGGGGGCCTGAGGAAGCGCTTCTTCATCTCGGCGAAGAGGGGGCCGGGCAGCTCCCCACGCCTCTGCGCCCGCTCCTCAGAGGCCACGCCCCCCAGAGCCCCGCCCCCAGGAGCCCCGCCCATCAAGGCCCCGACCCCTGCGGCCCCGCCCTCTGCAGGCCCGCCCccggaggccccgcccccggacATGCGTTTGAACTGCTCGGTGATCTCGCGCAGGGTGCGGTTGATGTGCAGCTCCGGCCGCTTGCGGAAGCTCTCCTTGCAGAGTGGGCACTGCCAGGCCTTGCTCTGCCCGTCCCAGTACCCCCCGATGCACGCCTTGCAGAAGCTGTGCCCACAGGGCGTGGACACAGGGTTGCTGAATACATCCAGGCAGATCGAGCACAGGAACTGCTCTTCTGACAGGAAGTTCCGGGCCAGCGCCATGGCAACCACACTATGGGAGAGAGCATATGGGTTGAGCCTGCTGCAGCTGAGCCAAccatgaggaccagaaggcagggtttgcaaattttgaaaatgtttcataggttccaatacaccagacaacctGAGTAAAGCgtaaaaagtatttgaatccaaaacatctATAGAATGGTGATGTTGGGGGCCGTGGTGGCGCGTACTTGctgttgcagttcactgcagttgcacaccggggaccggggttggGGTTCCTGCCAAAAAATAAGTTTGCCCGTGGAgcggctcgctgctccagagggaggggcttggcagggttagcggatcgccGCGCACAACAGCACCGCTGGCGAATGGTGATGTTGTTCAACCTGAACTGAACTAGGTAACATCAATGAAGCAGATCTaatgagataaaaaaaagatcTATGTACTATATCTCTATTATGCAAGAAACATACCTTGCTTTCTCCCAAGAGGAGATAGACCACCGACAGTGCAGCAAAGGAGGGGGACCACAGGGAGTGAACCACCCGGCAACCACACTGCCAACCCGCTCTGCCAGAGCCCAGAGCAAAGGCAACCCGCTCTGCCAGAGCCCAGGGCAAAGGCAACCCACTCTGCCAGAGCCCAGGGCAAAGGCAACCCACTCTGCCAGAGCCCAGGGCAAAGGCAACCCACTCTGCCAGAGCCCAGGGCAAAGGCAGGCGCCAACTGGTACATACGAGGTGAGAGCTGGGGTCGAGGAGCTGTGGGGAAGTCAGGTGGTGGGGATGCGGCAGCAAGTCACATGACAGACGAAACAGGAACGGCAATGGACCACAAGATCTCTTGGTCTTGGTGTGACAGGCTCTATTTAGGGTTTATGACGTCCTGCCAGCCCATCCAGCCTCCTCTGCTGGGGCAAGACTGGCTCTCCAGCCTGCCCCTTGTGCCAGAGAAGAGGAACAATTGAGCACATCCTGACCAAGTGCTGAAGGCGACTGTGTAAACCATCTGCGGTGCCAAAGACCGAACCGAGTTCCTCCGACCAGTAGAGCAGGAGAGAAGCCCAAACCCCAGCCAGGGGCAGCACTGCAGCTCCGGGGAGCAGCACCTGACTGGCAGATGAAGGTACAGCAGGAGAAGCAGCTCCACCCTGAGAGCAGACATCATCATCTCAAAAACATCCAAGCAGGTGGTCCTGCTGGAGGAAGCATATGAGCCAAGACAGCCAAGTACAACGGCTCGGGGGAAGAGTGGGGCAGATGGGGCAGCTCGGGGGAAGAGTGGGGCAGATGGGGCAGCTCGGGGGAAGAGTGGGGCAGATGGGGCGGCTCGGGGGAAGAGTGGGGCAGATGGGGTGGCTCGGGGGAAGAGTGGGGCAGATGGGGTGGCTTGGGGGAAGAGTGAGGCAGATGGGGTGGAGTCTGCAGAAAAACCCTGGCTGTGGATTAAGAGAATGATCCGTGGTCACATGCTactggcttttggcaggactgggtATTGAACCGggtcctctgtgtgcaactgcaacagactgcaaccgcaagtccgctgcatcttagcctgctGCACCACCACGTCTCTTGTATTCTTGAGGATATAGTGCTTTGCTTTGGATATAGTGGCAGTAAAGTTTAGAATTTTTCATTATTCCAACAgaaattttaattgttaaaaatacagaagacaaataaaaacTGGTATGAGGGTTAGAAGCACAGGCTGGTGCAGCTGCCAAACAGGAAGAGGATGGGACAAGACCAGAGATAAGAGGACAGATATGAATGATGGACAGATATGAATGAGGACAGATATGAATGATGGACAGATATGAATGATGGACAGATATGAATGATGGACAGATATGAATGAGGACAGATATGAATGAGGACAGAAATGAATGAGGACAGATATGAATGAGGACAGATATGAATGAGGACAGATATAAATGATGGAAAGATATGAATGATTTTACTCATGCGCTGTAGGCtggtggaggagcagcaggaggcagATCACATGATCAATGAGGTACTTTACTTTTAGCCACCCCATCTGCCCcacgctctctctatctctctcccactctctctctctatctctcttccactctctctcgctttctcaaatcaattcaatgtgctttattggcatgccATACACATGGTATATAGTGCCAAAGCAAACAAGaaacatacaaaacaaatagCCAAACAGCAGAAGTACAACATGAACAATCGctgtctcaatctctctctcaaaacTGCTTTATTGGAATGACAAGTTTACACTTATTTTGCCAaatctaattaaaataaaactttgcACTGTTCATTTACATGGAAAAGGGAAACGCAATATAATGCACATACATCCATATGTATGTATGACACAGGGACCACAACCACTGACCCTAGCCCTCACCCTAACCTGTCTGGGCAGCCAGATCTCTTGATGTGTCTCAATGCCCAGGCTggactaaccctaaccctaactcaatATCCAGGCTGGACTCACTAAGTCCATACTTCCTTCTTCATCATTGTTTCCTTTTGTTCATGAGTAACCAGGGTTACGCATTCTGCTTTCAGGGAGAATCCCATTTTTCTTTGTGCtattggttgtgtttgtgtcccaATAGGTAAAAGTCCATTTATTTGTGTCACTTTATAATTTGGTTCACTAATTTCTTGAATGGAACCAAGATTTTATTGCCCTTCTTTGGAAGTCTTGCTGGTTGTATTCCTTTGGAATTGTGCCTGCAGAATTTTGGTTGGGTGTTTGTCCCATTCAGAAATATCTGCACCAATGACTGGGTCCCACAATTCCCTGCCATCGACCGCAATAGTGTGAATGATTGATTTGACATTTTAATCCATATTCCCACTGGTagatgatttgcactttatggTATAAACTGTCCTCCACTGGATTTCTTCCAAAAGTTAATTCACAGCGGAAACTTCCTGCTGAGCTGATTTTTGGATACAGTATGTGCAGGTACAGTGCTGCTTGTCTTAAGTGATGTGAGTCACAAAGACATCAAGGCATtaactataaaaacatactctttgTTTCAGTCAGGTtaactgtaaaaacatactctctGTTTCAGTCAggtaaactgtaaaaacatactctcagtTTCAGTCAGGTTAACTGTAAAATCATACTCTCAGTTTCAGTCAGGTtaactgtaaaaacatactctctGTTTCAGTCAGGTtaactgtaaaaacatactCCCTGTTTCAGTCAGGTTAACTGCAAAAACATACCCTCTGTTTCAGTCAGGTTAACTGTAAAAACATAGTCTCTGTTTCAGTCAGGTTAACTGTAAGTCAGGTTAAttgtaaaaacatactctcagtTTCAGTCAGGTagactgtaaactgtaaaaaacatactctcagtTTCAGTCAGgtaaactgtaaactgtaaaaacatactctcagtTTCAGTCAGGTtaactgtaaaaacatactctcagtTTCAGTCAGGTtaactgtaaaaacatactctctGTTTCAGTCAGGTtaactgtaaaaacatactctcagtTTCAGTCAGGTTAACTGTAAAAACATACGCTCAGTTTCAGTCAGGTtaactgtaaaaacatactctctGTTTCAGTCAGGTtaactgtaaaaacatactctcGGTTTCAGTCAGGTtaactgtaaaaacatactctcagtTTCAGTCAGGTtaactgtaaaaacatactctcagtTTCAGTCAggtaaactgtaaaaacatactctcagtTTCAGTCAGGTtaactgtaaaaacatactctcagtTTCAGTCAGGTtaactgtaaaaacatactctctGTTTCAGTCAggtaaactgtaaaaacatactctcagtTTCAGTCAggtaaactgtaaaaacatactctcagtTTCAGTCAGGTTAACTGTAAAATCATACTCTCAGTTTCAGTCAGGTtaactgtaaaaacatactctctgttccagtcaggttaactgtaaaaacatactctctGTTTCAGTCAGGTtaactgtaaaaacatactctcagtTCCAGTCAggtaaactgtaaaaacatactctctgttccagtcaggttaactgtaaaaacatactctcagtTCCAGTCAggtaaactgtaaaaacatactctctgttccagtcaggttaactgtaaaaacatactctcagtTCCAGTCAggtaaactgtaaaaacatactctctgttccagtcaggtaaactgtaaaaacatactTTCTGTTCCAGTCAGGTtaactgtaaaaacatactctcagtTCCAGTCAGGTAAACTGTTAGGGGCAGTTCTGGTAGCACTCgctcctgctctctcacctcCCCCCTCTCGCAATGCTGGAATGAGGTTTGACTAGCCTGTTCAATGGCAGAGGCCGCAAAGTCTATTTCACCTCAGCAGGAACACCTTAAGAAaaatacccacacacagacacattctatcacacacaaacacacaggcacacacatacacacacaattaacaATAATGGAGCAGACATAATTAATGAATTTCTCCTTGTGTCTCTGCACCAGAACTCCGTAGCATTTTCTCACATCTTACCACTGTTAATTACCACTTTAGAATGAATGTTCATTAGAGATAAATGAGGTCTTCCATAGATGAGTTAAGCTAGCAAGCATTTTCTCTGAAGGTGTTGCCTGTGGAGAGGTTTCACATCATTCAAATGTCAAGTCACGTAGTAGAGGCAGACACTCTGGCTTGATACAGTTATAGGCACTATCTAGCTTTTAGCATTAGCTATCTAGGCATTAGGTAGAAtttagtggcaggaaaaggTGAGTATTGCTTGGCTGAATGGTCTCCTCTCGTTATCGTTAAATTGTGTGTCATTCAGATTTTATCCGTAGTTCACCGTGAATTAAAAATTCCTATTGTTCATTACAAAATAATTCAGAATAGTCCACATAATGCAGTTAACACTAAACAATTACTTAGGAGTCTGCCATACTTTAGGGTAACAGACAGGCCGCAATTATATTCTGTACTGAGCCAGGGCAAGTGGGGGAGGCTCATACAGACCATGGAAAACGTGGTATTTACAGAGTCACGTCCTACAGCCAGGTACATGTGGAACATCCACCCGCAGGTGCCTGTTTACCTGCCCTCACAAGTTATTCCAGAAAATCAGCAGTGTCCACGGCAGGCTATCGCCTGTAATCAGCGCCCAAGCAGCTCCAAGCCACAGCCAACACAGATCAGAAAATATGCATGTACGTGACACTTTCAAGTAGAGAGAGGTTTTCACTTACAGCATTATCAGAAAGACAGgcaatcagacacacacacacgcacacacacacacacacacacacacatacacacatacacacacacacacacacagcagtatgAACTATCCctcttacacatacacaaacacaaccacacacacacaaacagaatagtatgaactctctctcttacacacagacatatctTTGTTTATCTTAGTCAagcaggttttatttttgttctctaCCAGTTGCACTTTAACTGAACATCAGTGAACCTACAACCACCCTATATCCCCACCTGAGATTCAACCCTAAAACCAACCTTTAACTGCACATGGGGTTCAAACCAACAACCACCCTATATCCCCATCTGGGATTCAGCCCTAAAACCAACCTACTACTGCACATGCCGTTCAAACCAACAACCACCCTATATCCCCACCTGAGGTTCAATCCTAAAATCCTCCTGGGACCTGGTTGCACTGAGTCAGGAGGAAAGTGAAACAGTCCCCCGATTCCACTGGTCCCATGCAGGTAATCTCTCAGCAGACAGCCAGGGTGCACCAGCCACCAATCAGTCCAGAAGGTTCTGTTAGTACCTGATTGACAGCTCCTCCTGTTGCCGGGGTCTAGGGCTGGAGTGCGATGTTGTTGTTCTGACAGTTCCCCTTGTTGCCGAGGGCTGGAGTGTTATGTTGTTGTTCTGACAGTTCCCCTTGTTGCCGGGGTCTAGGGCTGGAGTGCGATGTTGTTGTTCTGTTGATTTGCTCTCCAGTTTCCCGGCCGTGTCCTCTTCGGcgaggcaggtgtgttcagcATTACCTGACAGAGTGGGCGGTGCCTCCTCTCGCCTTTCAGAACAAACCGGTCGGACTGGCAGCTCGGCCTCTGTGACATACCCCATCGCCATAACTCAACACAAACCCTTTTCACTGTCCTGCTAAACCCCTCTCCATAACTCAACACAAACCCCTTTCACTGGCCTGCTAAACCCCTCTCCATAACTCAACACAAACCCTTTTCACTGGCCTGCTAAACCCCTCTCCATAACTCAACACAAACCCTTTTCACTGGCCTGCTAAACCCCTCTCCATAACTCAACACAAACCCTTTTCACTGGCCTGCTAAACCCCTCTCCATAACTCAACACAAACCCTTTTCACTGGCCTGCTAAACCCCTCTCCATAACTCAACACAAACCCTTTTCACTGGCctgctaaacccccccccccccccataactCAACACAAACCCCTTTCACTGGCCTGCTAAACCCCTCTCCATAACTCAACACAAACCCTTTTCACTGGCCTGCTAAACCCCTCTCCATAACTCAACACAAACCCTTTTCACTGGCCTGCTAAACCCTTCCACCCAGAGATAAGCCTTGCCCAATCCTTGGAATCATCTGCCTATCCAATCAATACTCAAATTATGTTATAGTTATTTTTGAGCTTGCATAGTTTTCTGTAATTGGTCATCAAATGCACTGCTTTCCTATTGGAAATTGAAGGTGTGGGTGTGCTTAGTCAGTGCTCCTCCTTTATATTGTCACCACACAGACACTTCTTCACACATGGTCTTCAACCATGACTAGACTGTTCTGTCCTGCATGATGCCTGCTTTTGCTTTGCCTGTCGCAAACATGAGGAAGCTGACTCTCCTGGACTTTGCATTAATGGCTGATGGCACCAGGGATCACTGTGACATTGAGAACTATtatcagtaataataatattagtcCCCAACCAAAATTTGCAAACAAGTCCGCGATAAACTATTGGAAAATACAATACACATTTATTAAATGCTTCACGAATGCATATGCAAATATATGtgattaaatataattaatatacttGTTTTTATAATGGCTTTATCGAAGATATAAGAGCATGTTCTGCTGGATCGCTAGAAAGTGTTGCCACAATGGGATGTTGCGGTTAATGAAGAGTAAAATGGACGCTGGTCGGTGTGGTTCTTTAGCTAGCGGCTAATGCGCCTGTTTTCGGTTCGCTTTACATTATTCTATTCTGTGTCTATTGTGCCAAAACCGTTATTCGTTTTTAATAGTGGTGtatataaatattatgttacattattaaaattcattttcctgcatttaaatgacaCTTTCCGTGGAGCATAAAATGGGTTCTCGCGACGTGCAACCATTTGGAAATATGCCCTGGATTATATTGTTGTACTATTGATTTCAAAATCTTTACGATCATGTGGTAGAGAACGCATTATTACTTTCTAAGATTAGCAATGGTATATTATTACAAAAGATCGTAAAGGGTTATACATTAACAGATCGTATTAATGTATAACCCTTTACGATCTTTTGTAATAATATAGACTATTGCTAATCTAGAAATGTATGTGTAGGCCCGATTATAGTAGGGGGCTGGAGCAAAATAACGTATTCTGTGTGTACTCTAATCGCCTGAGTGGTGCAACAAACCCACACCAGCGTGACGGTGTATTTTTTATAGTCTTTTTATAGTTTTATGGTTTTAATCTGCTGCACAACAGTCCTGCGTGCTATTTGCTTCTTAGCTAAAACAGCAGTAAATGATGCCAGGTAGCCTATCGGCTGCCACTTTAAAATAATATCTCTCTAAGCATTTTCTGCTGTCTTTTTTACAGAACCTTTAATGGAAAGTAAGCCATCCTATCCATGAGATTTGTACAGTTGCATGATGCacagaaatgcattattattagcTGGCTGCTCTCTTGTTGCGCTGCAGTGAAATGGTGTGTGAAGTGGGTTATTTCACTGCATTCAAAAAATAGTACAAATAGGATCGATTCCTTCGAAGCAGTTCCAGGCACAGCTCTTTCTGTTGCCACTAAAGGAGCTCTCAAAAGCAGCCTCTGCACCACTCAATCACTCATTACACCCTAAACCACATTATAAACATTCAGCAGAAACCTCCCTTTAAACCCTCACCATTGGTCTCAACTAATTTACCTTGATTAAGAAGTGTGCTATTGATCTGAATAATCAGTTGGCATTTCCTGTACatcaaaaattaaattaaaatattattttatgtatattaTGCGTGTGCAATGGATAATtccgcacatgcatacacatacatcatatttataaatatgattATTTAATGCCCTTGTATGATTTGTTTAtctatttgcatttgaaaatatgtgAGGGCTAAACAGATGACAGATGATTACATAGACTATTATGTAATCGtaatcttttttattattagtatatAATCCCttttttattaaacaataaaatagaTACAGAGACTTGGTCAAGATGGCagtacaataaatacaaaaattctACGATTACAGAAATCAATGACTCACaacaaatttttaaaaaggtcaATAATTTACCATAGGAAAAACATTTACTTCGGTAATGCACCATACATGTTTTAATCTAAATTATTTGAGAGAAATTAGTCTGTCAGCCCCTGTGACGGAACAGGCAGGTGTGTATGTAAGGCAGGTGTGTATATAAGGCAGGTGTGAATATAAGGCAGGTGTGAATATATCAGGCACCCCCTGCTCGTGTTTAGGCTTCTGAACGGGCATAAAACCAGTCACATAGAGGCTGACGCTATGCAGCACAAATCATTTTCCAATGAATTTGCAAAAAAGGCATAAATCGCCAAGTGTTACTATGACAACACTTTCTAAAAGAAAGTAGCTAGATGTTGAGCTTCAGGTTTGTTGTTTGAGGAAGCCATATGTTAATTTGCATATTTGAGTGGCACATGTAATTTGTACATGTGTTTTGTATaccttagtgagcactttattaggaagacctgaacaccagcttattaatgcaaatatttaatcagccatgtaagcgtggtcaagaggttcagctatttttcagaccaaatgtcagaatggg
Encoded here:
- the LOC133130417 gene encoding E3 ubiquitin-protein ligase TRIM39-like, yielding MALARNFLSEEQFLCSICLDVFSNPVSTPCGHSFCKACIGGYWDGQSKAWQCPLCKESFRKRPELHINRTLREITEQFKRMSGGGASGGGPAEGGAAGVGALMGGAPGGGALGGVASEERAQRRGELPGPLFAEMKKRFLRPPAGQPHAPPPTLSSSAFSPALPPETPSPPALALRRNTLSDIHSQSPPSDPSPAPSHNSTSSQSCARSHSPTPSPAPEGVSSGLGPRRYTVSSGPAESLATPLCARHGLRLELFCRAEQECVCSACMDTLQHEGHTAVPVKREWLIKKSQLGVSEAELHQLMRDRERKVEEIRASMTDIREWAQRETQGCVRGFSALQRSVERSQAELLEVIELNRRVAERQAQALIQELQQDIEDLRRRSAELAHLLHSDDHMLLLRTFPTICIPPQTKDWSQVSVTSDLVEGSVLRTLSQLVEKCQEELRRLPELSLRASAEHSLLRYQPKVKRVQEYAVEVTLDPHTAHPRLILSEDRKQVRCGERHQLVPDNPERFDRVVCVLGRQGFSAGRHYWEVEVGGKTDWDLGVASHSVNRKGKITVSPAHGYWFLSLRDRSEYAFRTDPSTSLGLSHKPRRIGVYLDYHKGQVSFYNVEARLLIYTFIDTFTDSIHPFFSPCTNKSGKNEAPLVISPVTLSD